From Aquificota bacterium, one genomic window encodes:
- a CDS encoding TonB-dependent receptor: MTKRIVLLSGIFCVGVAIAQEAPRIKIQVQEEKEREAPEIPVERKKAKPKTETTVKEKELQRGTGAGGVNVFRAIELTPSLNVQTDDAYGLGGGSVRLRGFDNTQIGISIDDMPLNDSGNFAIYPHEYADVENLESITIERGAVSKKSPFYTEVGGAIRIRTKPPANEFGITIFPKFGTNEFRKYFFRVDTGRLPFGIRAFGSYSHTEADKWKGPGKHPDFRDHYTIGITQNLGRLFWEFYYDKNTQLNYFYRGLNYQQAQNLDQFRRFDYSPSLIFPGGNGLVHNNQTIRDNNVAYYKFYKNPYDNQQLRANVELDITNWLKLTFKPYMWIGRGSGTSATTFTSGGNTYIAFRESFNYTDRPGAILNLNFKSSYGEFTLGYWYERAELKQWQPSFPVRVQPDGSYTLLINTLGTPSFRYNYIQKTITTTNTPFIFYEAPELLGRLDINAGIRFAQVKREFTNYNTTGLPYMPEDDIFDHPNLTKDPRLSYSKTYRKVLFNFGVGYKLTDHIYPYFAFSQNFRVPPNFIGTIPNNVDAQFVINQLKPEESVNYDLGVRFDFDKLYVVPAIYYTDYKNRLIRIADPNDPNLVYLRNAGKVKAYGFELEVGAKPFKDLSLYGSYSYNVAEFKDDCTTLSTGNPVCGISGNQVPDTPKHMFKLGIDYRIFGFNIRPSLQYIGSRYGTVDNKQKVSSYTLINLSVDRRITKNFTLYFDVINLTDKKYIGRISPGETSGTYYVGAPFTFSVGLRGRF, encoded by the coding sequence ATGACAAAAAGGATTGTGCTTCTGAGCGGTATCTTCTGTGTGGGTGTGGCCATTGCTCAAGAGGCTCCAAGGATAAAAATACAGGTGCAAGAGGAAAAGGAAAGGGAGGCTCCTGAAATACCAGTGGAAAGGAAAAAGGCAAAGCCAAAGACGGAGACAACGGTAAAGGAAAAGGAGCTTCAAAGGGGTACTGGCGCAGGCGGAGTGAATGTGTTTAGAGCTATAGAGCTAACACCTTCCTTGAACGTTCAAACGGACGATGCCTACGGCCTTGGTGGTGGTTCCGTTAGGCTCAGAGGCTTTGATAACACCCAGATAGGCATAAGCATAGATGATATGCCACTAAACGATTCTGGAAACTTTGCCATATACCCACACGAGTATGCGGACGTAGAAAACTTAGAGAGCATTACCATAGAGAGGGGTGCGGTCAGCAAAAAGAGCCCCTTCTATACAGAGGTGGGAGGAGCCATAAGGATAAGGACAAAGCCACCCGCCAACGAGTTTGGTATTACCATCTTCCCAAAGTTTGGCACCAACGAGTTTAGAAAGTATTTCTTCAGGGTGGATACGGGTAGGCTACCCTTTGGTATTAGGGCCTTTGGCTCCTACTCCCATACGGAGGCGGACAAGTGGAAAGGGCCGGGCAAGCATCCAGACTTTAGAGACCACTATACCATAGGCATTACCCAAAACTTGGGCAGGCTCTTTTGGGAGTTCTACTACGACAAAAACACCCAGCTAAACTACTTCTACAGAGGGCTAAACTACCAGCAGGCCCAAAACTTGGACCAGTTCAGAAGGTTTGATTACAGCCCAAGCCTTATATTCCCCGGAGGAAACGGCCTTGTGCATAATAACCAGACCATAAGAGACAACAACGTAGCCTATTACAAGTTCTACAAAAACCCTTACGACAACCAACAGCTAAGGGCCAACGTAGAGCTTGATATAACCAACTGGCTAAAGCTTACCTTTAAGCCCTACATGTGGATAGGAAGAGGAAGTGGAACAAGCGCCACAACTTTCACAAGCGGTGGCAACACCTACATAGCCTTCAGAGAATCCTTTAACTACACCGACAGGCCCGGAGCCATCCTAAACCTAAACTTTAAAAGTTCTTATGGTGAGTTTACCTTGGGCTATTGGTATGAGAGGGCAGAGCTAAAACAGTGGCAACCCTCCTTCCCAGTGAGGGTACAGCCCGACGGCTCTTACACTCTGCTTATTAATACCTTAGGCACGCCCAGCTTTAGGTACAACTATATCCAAAAGACCATAACCACCACTAACACACCCTTCATCTTCTATGAAGCCCCCGAGCTTTTGGGCAGGCTTGACATAAACGCAGGCATAAGGTTTGCACAGGTAAAGAGAGAATTTACCAACTACAACACTACAGGCCTTCCCTACATGCCCGAGGATGATATATTTGACCATCCAAACCTCACCAAGGACCCAAGACTTTCCTACTCAAAAACCTACAGGAAGGTGTTGTTTAACTTTGGAGTAGGTTACAAACTCACCGACCACATATACCCATATTTTGCCTTCTCCCAAAACTTCAGAGTGCCACCCAACTTTATAGGCACCATACCAAACAATGTAGATGCCCAGTTTGTTATAAACCAGCTAAAGCCGGAAGAGTCGGTCAACTACGACCTTGGCGTGCGTTTTGACTTTGACAAGCTTTATGTGGTGCCAGCCATCTATTACACCGATTACAAAAACAGGCTTATAAGGATTGCAGACCCCAACGACCCGAACTTGGTCTACCTTAGGAATGCAGGAAAGGTAAAGGCCTACGGCTTTGAACTGGAAGTGGGTGCAAAACCCTTCAAAGACCTAAGCCTTTATGGCTCTTACTCCTACAACGTGGCAGAATTCAAAGATGATTGCACCACCCTTTCTACTGGCAATCCTGTGTGTGGTATAAGCGGCAACCAAGTTCCAGACACACCAAAACATATGTTTAAGCTTGGCATAGATTACAGAATATTTGGCTTTAATATAAGGCCTTCTTTGCAGTACATAGGCTCAAGGTATGGAACGGTAGACAACAAACAAAAGGTTAGCTCTTACACCCTTATAAACCTTTCTGTGGACAGAAGAATAACAAAGAACTTCACCCTCTACTTTGATGTGATAAACCTAACGGATAAAAAGTACATAGGCAGGATATCGCCGGGTGAAACCTCTGGAACCTACTATGTGGGCGCTCCCTTCACCTTTTCTGTAGGACTAAGAGGGAGGTTTTAA
- a CDS encoding nicotinate phosphoribosyltransferase: MPFKSLFTDLYELTMAQAYFEANKTGKAVFSLFVRKLPENRNFLVSCGLEPLLEALSEFRFGDEELKYLKSLGIFKDWFLDYLKEYSFRSNLYAIGEGRIIFQNEPIVQLEGSLPDVQILETIVINLIHYNTLIASKAARCYIAGRGKGLVDFGLRRAHGLDAGLYAARATYITGFSGTSNLFAGMKYSIPVFGTMAHSFVMVFEEEEEAFRAFAKSFPDRTVLLIDTYDTLEGAKKALRLMKEGIKVVGVRIDSGDVEELSKEVREIFDREGFRDVKILVSGGVDEMDIDRWLSRSAPIDAFGVGTKLLTSSDAPYLDIAYKLVEYEGKPKFKLSPGKATFPYKRQVIRHYEDGLMAYDEVVPYREGGLVEMVCKEGNLIKKLPSLKEIREVFMEEFSRLPESLKSLHEKAEYKVLII, translated from the coding sequence ATGCCCTTTAAGTCCCTTTTTACAGACCTCTATGAGCTTACAATGGCTCAAGCATACTTTGAGGCAAACAAAACTGGCAAAGCAGTCTTTAGCCTCTTTGTTAGAAAGCTTCCAGAAAACAGGAACTTTTTGGTTTCATGCGGGCTTGAACCTCTCCTTGAAGCCCTCTCAGAATTTCGCTTTGGCGATGAAGAGCTAAAATACCTCAAATCCCTTGGCATCTTCAAAGATTGGTTTTTAGACTATTTAAAAGAGTATAGCTTTAGGTCAAACCTCTACGCAATAGGCGAAGGAAGGATCATATTCCAGAATGAGCCTATAGTTCAGCTGGAGGGCTCTTTGCCCGATGTGCAAATCCTTGAGACCATAGTGATAAACCTTATACACTACAACACTCTTATAGCCTCAAAGGCTGCAAGATGCTATATAGCTGGAAGGGGGAAGGGCCTTGTGGACTTTGGTCTAAGGAGGGCCCATGGCCTTGATGCGGGCCTTTATGCGGCAAGGGCAACCTACATAACAGGCTTTTCTGGCACTTCCAACCTTTTTGCTGGTATGAAGTACTCTATCCCAGTCTTTGGAACCATGGCCCACTCCTTTGTCATGGTCTTTGAAGAGGAGGAAGAGGCCTTTAGGGCCTTTGCCAAGAGCTTTCCAGACAGGACAGTGCTTCTCATTGATACCTATGACACTCTTGAAGGGGCAAAAAAGGCCCTAAGGCTTATGAAGGAAGGCATAAAAGTAGTTGGTGTGCGCATTGACAGCGGAGATGTGGAGGAGCTAAGCAAAGAGGTAAGGGAGATCTTTGATAGGGAGGGCTTTAGGGATGTGAAGATCCTTGTCAGTGGAGGGGTGGATGAGATGGATATAGACAGGTGGCTCTCCAGGTCTGCGCCCATAGATGCCTTTGGTGTGGGCACCAAACTTTTGACCTCTTCAGACGCACCCTATCTGGACATAGCCTACAAGCTTGTAGAGTATGAGGGAAAGCCCAAGTTTAAGCTAAGCCCAGGAAAGGCTACCTTTCCATACAAGAGACAGGTAATAAGACACTATGAGGATGGCCTTATGGCCTATGATGAGGTGGTACCCTACAGGGAAGGGGGCCTTGTGGAGATGGTATGCAAAGAAGGAAACCTTATAAAGAAACTTCCAAGCCTTAAGGAGATAAGAGAAGTGTTTATGGAGGAGTTTTCAAGGCTTCCGGAGAGTTTAAAATCTTTGCATGAGAAGGCCGAATACAAGGTGCTTATAATATAA
- a CDS encoding cupin domain-containing protein, with protein MMDIEKAKEKLRAMGYEGIYLWQDPPGTYYDWHTHPEDEVRYILEGEMTIGTEEGVYHLKAGDLLEVKAGTRHWAKTEKGVKYLCGSRR; from the coding sequence ATGATGGACATTGAAAAGGCTAAAGAGAAGCTAAGGGCTATGGGCTATGAAGGCATATACCTCTGGCAGGACCCACCGGGCACTTACTATGATTGGCACACTCACCCAGAGGACGAGGTGCGATACATTCTGGAGGGTGAGATGACCATAGGGACTGAGGAAGGGGTTTATCATCTAAAGGCTGGGGACCTATTAGAAGTGAAGGCTGGCACAAGGCATTGGGCAAAGACGGAGAAGGGAGTGAAGTATCTTTGTGGGAGTAGGAGATAA
- a CDS encoding alkaline phosphatase D family protein, translated as MITRREFLEGSLATLMLLSLNRLSFSMDTEEVFPQGVASADPTHTGAILWTRINPKVHERMKKDLILQISEDMDFKRLVFSGRLPWDRISSKDDHTVRIDLEGKLQPGRTYYYRFVYADVPSMIGRLKTLPEEAQDISIAFATCQNYADGYFTAYRHMAQEDLQLVVHLGDFIYEKIYGPPRVAGRLLELPSGSNIVQNLEDYRYLYRTYLSDPDIRLARAMHTFVHTWDDHEFLNDYYYNYQREYWIGDYPIREREKLLQLRLDSIKAWLEYIPARVKTNFQNRDPLLWITIYRDFKIGSLAHLIMTDGRSYRDKQPCRGKYGAPGCAEQYRTTMLGQDQLRWFLKKLKEDKFVWKVWGNDVQFSQSLVDGKFGSLDAWDGYAGERQKILDFLKREGMKNLLISTGDRHATFIAEIPDSYQEPKEVLGAEFMTPAISSVNSKEMGWWKRNWPNYTSIEEVERAEMLQNPWIKHLNMKNWGYSVLNLNRDRARVIVYTVNKYRKDAPKEVDAEFVYTYGRLEKYG; from the coding sequence ATGATCACAAGAAGGGAGTTCTTGGAAGGTAGCCTTGCCACCCTAATGCTTTTGTCCTTGAACCGCCTTAGCTTTTCCATGGATACGGAGGAGGTATTCCCTCAAGGTGTGGCAAGCGCAGACCCAACGCACACCGGCGCCATCCTTTGGACCCGTATAAACCCAAAGGTGCATGAAAGGATGAAAAAGGACCTAATCCTACAAATATCGGAAGATATGGACTTCAAAAGGCTTGTATTTTCTGGAAGACTACCATGGGACCGCATATCATCCAAAGATGACCACACGGTAAGGATAGACCTGGAAGGAAAATTGCAACCCGGAAGAACCTATTACTACAGGTTTGTTTATGCAGATGTGCCTTCTATGATAGGAAGGTTAAAAACTCTTCCAGAGGAGGCACAAGATATAAGCATAGCCTTTGCCACATGCCAGAACTACGCCGATGGCTACTTTACAGCCTACAGGCATATGGCCCAAGAGGACCTTCAATTGGTGGTTCATCTGGGAGACTTTATATACGAAAAGATATACGGCCCACCAAGGGTGGCGGGCAGGCTTTTGGAGCTTCCGTCAGGGTCAAACATAGTCCAAAACTTGGAAGATTATAGATACTTATACAGAACCTACCTTTCCGACCCAGACATCAGACTTGCCAGAGCCATGCATACCTTTGTGCACACTTGGGATGACCATGAGTTTCTAAACGACTACTACTACAATTACCAAAGGGAATACTGGATTGGAGACTATCCCATCAGAGAAAGGGAAAAATTGCTACAGCTTAGGCTGGATTCCATAAAGGCTTGGCTTGAGTATATACCAGCCAGAGTAAAGACAAACTTTCAAAACAGAGACCCCTTACTATGGATAACCATCTACCGCGACTTTAAAATAGGAAGCTTGGCCCATCTTATAATGACCGATGGAAGAAGCTACAGAGACAAACAGCCTTGCAGAGGAAAGTATGGTGCACCCGGCTGTGCAGAACAGTATAGGACTACCATGCTTGGCCAAGACCAACTAAGATGGTTCTTGAAAAAGTTAAAAGAAGATAAGTTTGTTTGGAAGGTTTGGGGCAATGATGTGCAGTTTTCTCAAAGCCTTGTGGATGGCAAGTTTGGTTCTTTGGATGCTTGGGATGGTTATGCGGGCGAAAGGCAAAAAATACTGGACTTTTTAAAGAGGGAAGGCATGAAAAACTTACTAATCTCAACCGGAGACAGACATGCTACATTTATAGCGGAGATTCCAGACAGCTATCAAGAGCCAAAGGAAGTGCTTGGTGCAGAGTTTATGACGCCAGCCATATCTTCTGTTAATTCAAAAGAGATGGGTTGGTGGAAAAGAAACTGGCCAAATTATACTTCTATAGAAGAGGTAGAAAGGGCAGAAATGCTACAAAACCCTTGGATAAAACATCTCAATATGAAAAACTGGGGCTATTCTGTGCTTAATCTAAATAGAGATAGGGCCAGAGTAATAGTATATACGGTCAACAAATACAGAAAGGATGCGCCTAAGGAAGTGGATGCAGAGTTTGTTTATACCTACGGAAGGCTGGAGAAATATGGCTAA
- a CDS encoding energy transducer TonB, with protein sequence MILREDRPKALALSISLSLLSSFVISWLMSVSKMTFPSGGSKPVEIILTLPPTQETTNPKESRPQKTPPKRQEVKKVIKNVPQKQEVRQEPVAPPKEAIPIAEKAQTQITAREETKEDTSNKEKETSQEKPQKEAQVERPQVKRELPTAKKEESKDQMIAYYSQVKAIIERNKRYPEEAKRRGEEGTLVVRLRINSEGRIEDIRIIKSSQSRYLDEGTIRMLRSLAKLPPPPKAPLELEIEIDYRLGGG encoded by the coding sequence ATGATCCTCAGAGAAGACAGGCCCAAAGCCCTTGCTCTTTCCATAAGCCTTTCCCTCCTCTCTTCCTTTGTTATCTCTTGGCTTATGTCTGTTAGCAAAATGACCTTTCCAAGTGGTGGATCCAAGCCCGTAGAGATCATCCTCACCCTACCACCCACACAGGAGACTACAAACCCAAAAGAATCAAGACCTCAAAAAACACCACCCAAAAGGCAGGAGGTTAAAAAGGTTATAAAAAATGTTCCCCAAAAGCAGGAAGTAAGACAAGAGCCTGTGGCACCACCAAAGGAGGCCATACCCATAGCAGAAAAGGCCCAAACACAAATTACAGCCAGAGAAGAAACAAAAGAAGACACTTCAAATAAAGAGAAGGAAACAAGCCAAGAGAAGCCTCAAAAAGAAGCGCAGGTAGAGAGGCCACAGGTCAAAAGGGAGCTACCAACGGCCAAAAAGGAAGAGTCTAAGGACCAAATGATAGCCTACTACAGTCAAGTAAAGGCCATAATTGAGAGGAATAAAAGATACCCAGAGGAGGCAAAAAGAAGGGGTGAGGAAGGCACTCTTGTGGTAAGGCTAAGGATAAACTCGGAAGGAAGGATAGAAGATATAAGGATAATAAAGAGCAGTCAAAGCAGGTATTTGGACGAAGGAACCATAAGAATGTTAAGGTCCCTTGCCAAGCTTCCACCACCCCCAAAGGCCCCCTTGGAGCTTGAAATAGAAATAGACTACCGCCTTGGAGGAGGATAG
- the gmk gene encoding guanylate kinase: MLFVLSAPSGTGKTTVAERLLKSCPGVRRIITATTRSKREGEVHGVDYLFISYEEFKEKIEEGYFLEYAEVYGHYYGTPKDQVIRNEEEGVDSLLVIDVQGAKKVRETYKDSILIFLMPPSLEELRRRLLTRGYGTENLEKRLRKAEEEIACAKYFDYIVVNEFIDKTVEALCHIIKAQRHKKENFFKRPTLLDEEILRIIKEGQCHTFER, from the coding sequence ATGCTATTCGTACTTTCTGCACCTTCCGGAACGGGCAAGACCACTGTGGCAGAAAGGTTGCTTAAAAGCTGTCCCGGTGTAAGAAGAATAATAACGGCCACCACAAGGTCCAAAAGGGAAGGGGAAGTGCATGGAGTGGATTACCTTTTTATAAGCTATGAGGAGTTTAAAGAGAAGATAGAGGAAGGCTACTTTTTGGAGTATGCGGAGGTTTACGGCCACTACTATGGCACTCCAAAGGACCAGGTGATAAGGAACGAAGAAGAAGGCGTAGACTCTCTTTTGGTCATAGATGTGCAAGGGGCAAAGAAGGTAAGGGAAACTTACAAGGATTCTATCCTCATCTTTTTGATGCCACCGAGCCTTGAAGAACTAAGAAGAAGACTGCTTACAAGGGGCTACGGCACAGAGAACTTGGAAAAGAGGCTAAGGAAGGCAGAAGAAGAAATAGCCTGCGCCAAGTACTTTGATTATATAGTGGTGAACGAGTTTATAGACAAGACGGTGGAAGCCCTGTGCCACATAATCAAGGCACAAAGGCATAAAAAGGAAAACTTCTTTAAAAGGCCTACCCTTTTGGATGAAGAGATTCTTAGAATTATAAAAGAGGGCCAGTGCCACACCTTTGAAAGATGA
- a CDS encoding MotA/TolQ/ExbB proton channel family protein, translating into MLLDLIHKGVFGLMLLIFTFGNYLVAMNFFQLKRRPNSPADKRLEHAESIRRRLWFLDFAATVSPIVGLLGTVLALIIAFQQLAAKGVSGAGEISAAIGTALWATALGIAMSLWFYFFFKFFHSKVSSIKEEVKLELLRSLLEEGNE; encoded by the coding sequence ATGTTGCTGGATCTTATCCATAAGGGAGTTTTTGGACTGATGCTTTTGATCTTCACCTTTGGCAACTATTTAGTGGCTATGAACTTCTTCCAGCTTAAAAGAAGGCCCAACAGTCCAGCGGACAAAAGGCTTGAGCATGCAGAGTCTATAAGAAGGAGGCTATGGTTTTTGGACTTTGCAGCCACCGTCTCTCCCATAGTGGGCCTTTTGGGCACCGTATTGGCCCTTATAATAGCCTTTCAACAGCTTGCCGCAAAAGGTGTGAGCGGTGCAGGTGAGATAAGCGCAGCCATAGGCACAGCCCTTTGGGCCACAGCCCTCGGTATAGCCATGTCCCTCTGGTTTTACTTCTTCTTCAAGTTCTTCCATTCCAAAGTATCTTCCATAAAAGAGGAAGTAAAGCTTGAGCTTCTAAGGTCCCTTTTGGAGGAAGGCAATGAATAA
- a CDS encoding biopolymer transporter ExbD: MNKKALLLLLMEEEHQKEEIQIIPMIDVMLFLLVFFMVYTLNVFPMMLQEIKVPTSSTVQRKDLREPIKVYISKDGRVLLENREEGLQALKNYLRNVQDKEKATVLIVGDKEVNLQKVIEVIDAIKESGIYNIGIVGDKK; the protein is encoded by the coding sequence ATGAATAAAAAGGCTTTACTTTTACTGCTTATGGAGGAGGAACATCAGAAGGAAGAAATACAAATAATACCTATGATAGACGTAATGCTGTTTTTGTTGGTCTTTTTCATGGTCTATACCCTAAACGTTTTTCCCATGATGCTACAAGAGATAAAAGTGCCTACCTCTTCCACGGTGCAGAGGAAGGACCTCAGAGAACCTATCAAAGTGTATATATCCAAAGATGGAAGAGTCCTTCTGGAAAACAGGGAGGAGGGTCTACAGGCCCTCAAAAACTACCTAAGGAATGTGCAAGATAAAGAAAAGGCCACCGTTCTAATAGTGGGAGATAAGGAAGTGAACCTGCAAAAAGTTATAGAGGTTATAGATGCCATAAAGGAATCGGGCATATACAACATAGGCATCGTGGGCGACAAGAAATGA
- a CDS encoding acetyl-CoA carboxylase carboxyltransferase subunit alpha encodes MFLDFEKDLQELYQKIEQLKRLYAIGEREKEKELRKLQREFKKKAKETYSKLDPWEKVLLARHPQRPHTIDYINLIFKNFIELHGDRCFGDDKAIMAGFAYFDHMPVALIGQEKGRTTKEKMERNFGMPHPEGYRKAIRVAELAEKYGMPIITFIDTPGAYPGIGAEERGQSRAIAQSLYIFGYLKVPTIAVIIGEGGSGGALALGVANRVLMLENAIYSVISPEGCAAILWKDQSKVKEASKALKLTAQDLLKLGVIDQIIPEPFGASHWDHRRSARILKFFLRRHLRDLLRLKPEEIVEDRIKKFEKMGAFVEV; translated from the coding sequence ATGTTCTTAGACTTTGAAAAGGACCTCCAAGAGCTGTATCAAAAGATAGAACAGCTAAAAAGGCTATACGCCATTGGAGAAAGGGAGAAGGAAAAGGAGTTAAGGAAGCTACAAAGGGAGTTCAAGAAGAAAGCCAAAGAAACCTACTCAAAGCTTGACCCTTGGGAAAAGGTTCTCCTTGCCAGACACCCCCAAAGGCCCCACACCATAGACTACATAAACCTTATCTTCAAAAACTTTATAGAACTCCACGGAGACAGATGTTTTGGGGATGACAAAGCCATAATGGCCGGCTTTGCCTACTTTGACCACATGCCTGTGGCCCTAATAGGGCAGGAGAAGGGAAGGACAACAAAGGAAAAGATGGAGAGAAACTTTGGCATGCCACACCCAGAAGGCTATAGGAAGGCCATAAGGGTGGCAGAGCTGGCGGAAAAATACGGCATGCCCATAATAACCTTTATAGATACGCCGGGGGCATACCCGGGCATAGGTGCAGAAGAGAGGGGCCAATCAAGAGCCATAGCCCAAAGCCTATATATCTTTGGCTACTTAAAAGTTCCTACCATAGCCGTTATCATAGGTGAAGGTGGGTCTGGCGGAGCCCTTGCCTTGGGGGTGGCCAACAGAGTTCTAATGCTGGAGAATGCCATATACTCTGTTATCTCGCCAGAAGGCTGTGCGGCCATCCTCTGGAAGGACCAAAGCAAGGTAAAAGAGGCCTCCAAGGCCCTAAAGCTTACAGCCCAAGACCTTTTAAAGCTTGGAGTGATAGACCAGATAATTCCCGAGCCCTTTGGAGCCTCCCATTGGGACCACAGAAGGAGCGCAAGGATTTTAAAGTTCTTCTTAAGGAGGCACCTAAGGGACCTCTTGAGATTAAAGCCGGAGGAAATTGTGGAAGATAGGATAAAAAAGTTTGAAAAGATGGGAGCCTTTGTGGAGGTATGA
- a CDS encoding DUF3536 domain-containing protein, producing the protein MNFFCVHCHFHQPPRENPYLGLVPTEPSAMPFENWNERIFRESYLPNMYAHYTRDGKVLKVVNNYQGISFDFTYSLLSWLLKERPWFVERLKRAGQNAIASGFNHTILPLDPEEDREVQIVWGIRAFEKVFGRRPKGFWLPELAVDKRTLSLLVKHGIKYTILAPHQVKTKGNYLRHHLPEGHIDIFVYDGELSHGIAFGELINHMDEVIRRTRDRKGIILIALDGETFGHHKKFGEMGLAYLLENHPNISTLEKVCESLHPEGETDINEYTSWSCAHGVERWRSDCGCSTGGEPGWHQKWRKPLREALEVLRSKVKERLFDVLSQHTLDPKEALFDFVEVLMGGPKEDYFKRHLKGHVSPEEKRKLLRLLYAYKYVSYAFSSDGWFFADISGIEAVKNLLFAKRAIDLLGDRSVEKAFLDIFSDTPSNVQVYGNGLGVWQKLVLPHVVSERDMVRSIVILELSDLVPQEGRLGKFYYKVEGFEPWRVFLKDEETEEEFYEAEDLKDFSTDRIPQPLLGWLLKGWVMEYFKEDVEFEESYEHLFENLILYAKGSPFECDDLLKSRVKDYLKLRLYLLLKEVAPLKAVEELLKKAEGLGIDLGDERLKFWLEEYISRKVNLGLSEEEAKRLASLVKEYNRSVGRMELMVNLWELQNWAWENRDRLSGETLRLLDFL; encoded by the coding sequence ATGAACTTCTTCTGCGTTCATTGCCATTTTCATCAGCCACCTAGGGAAAACCCATACCTTGGCTTAGTTCCTACAGAGCCATCCGCCATGCCCTTTGAAAACTGGAACGAAAGGATCTTTAGAGAGTCCTACCTTCCCAACATGTACGCCCATTATACAAGGGATGGAAAGGTCCTAAAGGTGGTCAACAACTACCAGGGCATAAGCTTTGACTTCACCTACAGCTTACTCTCTTGGCTTTTGAAGGAAAGGCCTTGGTTTGTGGAAAGGCTAAAAAGGGCAGGCCAAAATGCAATAGCCAGCGGTTTTAACCACACCATACTGCCCCTTGACCCGGAGGAAGACAGGGAGGTTCAGATAGTTTGGGGCATAAGGGCCTTTGAAAAGGTCTTTGGAAGAAGGCCAAAAGGCTTTTGGCTTCCAGAGCTAGCGGTAGACAAAAGGACCCTATCCCTCCTTGTAAAACACGGCATAAAATACACCATCCTTGCACCCCATCAAGTAAAAACAAAGGGCAACTATTTGAGGCACCATCTTCCGGAGGGCCACATAGACATCTTTGTCTACGATGGAGAGCTGTCCCATGGCATAGCCTTTGGAGAGCTGATAAACCATATGGATGAGGTAATAAGGAGAACAAGGGACAGAAAGGGCATAATCCTTATAGCCCTTGATGGTGAAACCTTTGGCCATCATAAAAAGTTTGGGGAGATGGGCCTTGCCTACCTTTTGGAAAACCATCCAAACATAAGCACCCTTGAAAAGGTTTGTGAAAGCCTACATCCAGAGGGTGAGACGGATATAAACGAATACACCTCTTGGAGCTGCGCCCACGGTGTGGAAAGGTGGAGGTCTGACTGCGGATGCTCTACGGGAGGGGAGCCAGGCTGGCACCAAAAGTGGAGAAAACCCTTGAGGGAAGCCCTTGAAGTCCTAAGGTCCAAGGTAAAGGAAAGGCTTTTTGATGTTCTTTCTCAACACACCCTTGACCCAAAGGAGGCCCTCTTTGACTTTGTAGAGGTCCTAATGGGAGGTCCAAAGGAAGATTATTTCAAAAGGCATCTTAAGGGCCATGTAAGCCCGGAGGAAAAGAGGAAGCTTCTTAGACTACTTTACGCTTACAAGTATGTGAGCTATGCCTTCTCTTCCGATGGTTGGTTCTTTGCAGACATATCGGGCATAGAGGCAGTAAAAAACCTTCTCTTTGCCAAAAGGGCCATAGACCTACTTGGCGATAGGTCTGTAGAAAAAGCTTTTTTAGACATCTTTTCCGATACACCAAGCAACGTGCAGGTCTATGGCAACGGCTTGGGTGTTTGGCAAAAGCTTGTCTTACCTCATGTGGTATCAGAAAGGGATATGGTAAGGTCCATAGTGATCCTTGAGCTTTCAGACCTTGTACCACAGGAGGGAAGGCTTGGAAAGTTTTATTACAAGGTGGAGGGCTTTGAGCCTTGGAGGGTCTTTTTAAAGGATGAAGAAACAGAAGAAGAGTTTTATGAGGCGGAGGACCTCAAAGATTTTAGCACCGATAGGATTCCACAGCCTTTGCTTGGCTGGCTACTAAAGGGCTGGGTCATGGAATACTTTAAAGAGGATGTGGAGTTTGAAGAGAGCTACGAGCATCTATTTGAAAACCTGATCCTTTATGCCAAGGGAAGCCCCTTTGAATGCGATGATCTTTTAAAGTCAAGGGTAAAGGACTACCTTAAGCTAAGGCTTTACCTTTTGCTAAAAGAGGTGGCACCTTTGAAGGCGGTGGAAGAGCTGTTAAAGAAGGCGGAAGGCCTTGGGATAGACCTTGGCGATGAGAGGTTAAAGTTTTGGCTTGAAGAGTATATTAGTAGAAAGGTTAATTTGGGTCTTTCGGAAGAGGAAGCAAAAAGGCTTGCAAGCCTTGTAAAAGAGTATAACAGGTCTGTGGGCAGGATGGAGCTTATGGTAAACCTTTGGGAGCTTCAAAACTGGGCATGGGAAAACAGGGATAGGTTATCTGGAGAGACTCTGAGGCTTTTGGATTTTTTATAA